CCACTCTTCTGCTGCATCTTCAGGAACGGGATGTTCTTGGATATCAATAGTGAACAGTTCAGTGAGTGGTGTTGCTCCAATGTCTTCTAATAGATCATAAGCATGCTTGCCTGCTGCGCAGAACGTGTCGTAGCTTGAGTCACCAATGGCCACAACAGCAAACTTCAAATTCTGGGTATTGGGCGGTGTATTTTGAAGAAAATTAATAAACGGTTGAATATTATCAGGATATTCACCAGCTCCGTGGGTAGAGGTGACGATAAGCC
This genomic window from Vibrio tritonius contains:
- the mioC gene encoding FMN-binding protein MioC, producing MIHIITGSTLGSAEYVGDHLSDLLQEQGVDTTIHNQPDPDDIPAEGTWLIVTSTHGAGEYPDNIQPFINFLQNTPPNTQNLKFAVVAIGDSSYDTFCAAGKHAYDLLEDIGATPLTELFTIDIQEHPVPEDAAEEWFNTINSQF